A window of Cellulosimicrobium protaetiae genomic DNA:
GGGTCGTTCCTCACCGCGTACCTGGAGGCGGGGGTCGTGGGCACGAACCCGTTCGCGACGATCGACCGGGACGGGGTCGGCGAGCTCGTGCACGTCGGGCTCGAGCGCGGGCGCCGCGCGCGGCCGGGCCTGCACGCCGGGGTGTGCGGCGAGCACGGCGGCGACCCGGCGTCCGTCGCGCTGTTCGACGAGATCGGCCTCGACTACGTGTCGTGCTCGCCGTACCGGGTGCCGATCGCACGGCTCGCGGCGGCGCGCTCGACGCTCGACCGCCGCGACGGCGCACGCACGACGCGTGACGCGTGACGCATGACGCATGACGCGTGACGCGTGACGCATGACGCGTCACGGCGCGTCCGCGGCAGCCGCCCCCACAGCGCGGACCCAGGGCACGGACGCCGCCGCGGACGGAGGGTCCTTGGCCCCTCGCCTTCCGCAGGCCTTTCCCCTAGGATGCACTGGTCCAGACCACCTGTCTGCCCGAGGAGCAACCATGGACCGTGCCGTCGTCGTCGCGATCACCGAGGGCCTTCACGCCCGCCCCGCCGCCCTGTTCGTCAAGGCGGCCGCCGCCCAGCCCGCGCCCGTGCGGATCGCCAAGCAGGGCGGCGACGCCGTCGAGGCGGCGAGCATCCTCAGCGTCATGACGCTCGGCGTGGCGGCCGGGGACGAGGTCGTGCTCTCGACCGACGACGAGGGCGACGACGCGAGCGCGTCGATCGACGCGCTCGCGACCTTCCTGGAGCAGACCGAGGTCGCCTGAGCACGTCGGGCCCGTCGCCCGCGGCCGGACCCGCGCGCGGCGGGCCCGACCCGTGCCCCGCGCTCAGTGCCAGTCGCTGATCTGCACGTCGCGCGGCGCGGGTGCGCCGGCGCCCGTCTCCGCGAGCGCCTTGAGGCTCAGGAGGTACGACGCCCACTTGGTGCTGCAGTGGTGCATGAACTCCACCGGCTCGGCCCAGCCTCGGTGGCCGAACAGCACGATCGTCCAGTCACCGTCCTGGCGCAGGTCCCACTCGACGGTGGTGCCGACCCACTCCTCCGGCCCGTCGACGACGCGCCACACCACCCGTTCCGACGGCCGCAGCTCGACGACCTCCATGTCGAACCCGCCGACCGGCGGAAACCGGAACGCGAGGACTCCCCCGACACCCTCGCTCCCCGTCGTATCCTCGGTCCACCAGCCCGCGAGACCGTCGACCGTGGTCAGCGCCCGGTACACCGCCTCCGGCGTCGACCCCTCGACGCCCACTCTGTGCAGGATGTCCACCATCGCCGCTCTCCCGTCCGTTCATGCAACTGACTGATTGCACATCACGCTAGACCGGCCATCCGTCAAGCGCAACCCCAAAGTTGCACATGGTCCCCCGCAGGTGCGCCGAACCCGGGGTCGTTCCTCACCATGACGAGTCGGTGAGGAACAACCCCGGGTTCGGCAGCGAGGTCGCGCGCGGGCTAGGGCCTGTTTCGGAAGTGGTGTCTGACCTGCGGGTTCGGCATGCTGCGGGGTCGTGGCTGAGGTTGCGGGGCGGCATGATTTGAGTGATGCGGCGTGGGCGGTGATCGAGTCTTTGCTGCCTGTCGCGTCGTTGGGGCGTCCGGCGCGGAATCTGCGTCGTCAGGTCGATGGGATCCGTCACCGGACCCGGGCGGGGTGCCCGTGGCGGGATGTCCCGGACCGGTATGGGCCGTGGTCCAGCCTGTATCGGGTGTTCCGTCGCTATCAGCGCGACGGGGTGTGGGACCGGGTGCTGGACGCGTTGCGGTCTTTGGCTGACGGCGGTGGACAGATCTGCTGGGAGGTTTCGGTCGACTCCACGATCGCCCGCGCGCACCAGCACGCTGCGGGCGCCCGCCGGGACCCGGCCGGGCAGAAGGAGCCGCCCGGGGTCGAGCCCGCAGATCATGGGCTGGGCAGGTCACGGGGCGGGTGGACCACGAAGATCCACGCAGCGTGCGAGCAGGGGCAAAAGCTCATGGGCATGGTCGTGACCGCCGGCCACCGGGGCGACAGCCCACAGTTCGGGCCGGTCCTGGACCAGATCCGGGTGAAGCGGCCCGGCGGGCGCGGCGGTCGGCCCAGGACGCGCCCGGACCGGGTGCGGGCGGACAAGGGCTACGCCTCGGCCGCGAACCGCAAGCGGCTGCGTGGGCGGGGCATCGCGGCGACGATCCCGGACAAGAAGGACCACCGCGCGAACCGCCTCGCGAAGGGCTCCAAAGGTGGTCGCCCACCGAAGGTCGACTACGAGGACTACAAGGCCCGCCACGCGGTGGAGTGCATGTTCAACCGCCTCAAACGCCACCGGGCCGTCGCGACCCGGTATGACAAGCTCCAGCTCCGCTACGAGGCGACCGTCAAGGTCGCCGCGCTCGACGACTGGATCACCGCCGTCGTCCGGGCGGGCCAGGCGCTGGCATCCTGAGCGGTGTGAACGACTCGCTGCCGTCCTGGCTGTCCACGCGGCCGCCGTGCTACGCCGACACCGAGGACGGCGACTACGTCCAGGACCCCGGCCACGTCGAGATCCTGGGCATGCTCGCGGACCTGAACGCCACGACCAACACGTTCTTCGTGATCTACCCCGACGACGAGGACATCGACTGGTCGATCTCGGTCCATACCCGCCCCGGAGCACTCGGCGGCTACGAGATCGAGCACCACGACGCCGCCACCAGCGAGCTCACCACGACCACCGAGGCAGACCACACCACCATCACGAGCCACCTCCTGGACTGGATCAGCCACCGCTGACCACTTCCGAAACAGGCCCTAGAGGCCCAGCTCGGCCAGGATCGGGAGGCGGGACCGGACGGCCGCGCGGGCGGCGTCGGGCGTCGGCTGCTGGAGCGCGAGGAACGCGAGCTCCTCGCACTGCTCCGACGTCGTCGCGGCGAGCACCGCCGCGACGTCGGCGAGCGCGCGCGGCGTCATGGACAGCGACGTCACGCCGAGACCCACGAGCACCGGCGCGAGCACCGGGTCCGCCGCGGCCTCGCCGCACACGCCGAGCGGGCGCCCGTTGAGCGCCGCGCCCGAGCCGGTCGCCCCGACGAGCGCGAGGACCGTCGGCTGCCACGCCGTCGAGAGCCGCGCGAGGTCGGAGACCTCGCGGTCGGCGGCCATCGTGTACTGCGTGAGGTCGTTCGTACCGATGCTCGCGAACGACGCCTTGGCGAGCACCCAGCGCGCACCGAGGGCCGCGGCGGGGACCTCGATCATCACGCCCGCGGTGCCGAGGCCGTGGTCCGCGCACAGCGCGACGAACGACTCCGCCTCGTCGGGCGTCGCGATCATCGGCGCCATGACCCACACGTCGGCCGACTCCGCCGCCGCGGCGCGCGCGATCGCCGTGAGCTGGCGGTCGAGCACCTCGGGGTGGCGCCGCGCGGTGCGCAGGCCGCGCACGCCGAGCGCCGGGTTGGGCTCGGCCTCGGGCGTGACGAACGGCAGCGGCTTGTCCGCGCCCGCGTCGAGCGTGCGCACGACGACCTTGCGGCCGCCGAACGCCGCGAGCACCTCGCGGTAGGCCGCGACCTGCTCGTCGATCGTCGGCTCGACCGTGCGACCGAGGAAGCACACCTCGGTGCGGAAGAGCCCCACGCCCTCCGCGCCCGCCTCGGCGGCCGCCCGCGCGTCCTCCCCGTTCGCCACGTTGGCGAGGAGCTCGACGCGACGACCGTCCGCCGTCCGGCCCTCGCCGTCGAACCGGCGACGCTCGCCCCGGGCGCCACGCGCGGCGACGACGGCGGCCACGTCCTCGGCGGACGGGTCGCGCTCGACCGTGCCGAGCCCGCCGTCCACGAGCACCATCTCGCCGTCGTGCAGGGTCAGGGCGTCCTCGACCGCGACGACGGCCGGGATGCCGAGGGCACGCGCCAGGATCGCGGTGTGCGACGTCGGCCCGCCGCCGCGCGTCACGACCGCGAGCACGCGCTCGGGGTCGAGCTGCGCGGTGTCCGCGGGCGCGAGGTCGTCGGCGACGAGCACGAACGCGAACCCCGGGTCGGGCACGCCCGGGGCGGGCAGGCCGAGCAGCGTCGCGACGATCCGGTCGCGCACGTCGCGCACGTCGCGCGCCCGCTCGGCCATGAGCCCGCCGAGCGACTCGAGCTGCCCGACGACGACGCCCGCCGCGTCCCACACGGCGCGCGCCGGCGTGGCGCGCTGCTCGCGCACGCGCCCGACGGCGTCGCGCGCCAGCGCGGGGTCCGCCGCCATCGCGGCGGTCACGCCCAGCACCTCCGCCGCGGTGCCCTCGGCCCGCGCGGCGCGAGCCGTGAGGTCCTCCTGGACGGTCGTGACCGCCGCGAGGACCTGCGTCACCGCGAGGTCCACGTCGGCGTCCGTGCTGTCCGCGGCGAGCGGGGCCGGGTCGGGCTCGGGCACCGGGTCGGGCATCCGCACGACCGTCCCCGCCCCCCTCCCGGGGCTGACCGGCACGCCGGTCAGCCCCGGGAGGGTGTGCGACGCCGGGGCGAGCGTCGCGTCGTCAGCCACGGTCACGCGCCGCCCCCGTCGGTCGCGGTCGCCGATCCGCGGGCCTCACCGGGCGCCGCGGCCGCCACCGCGACTCCTGCGGCGTCCGACGTCCCGGCCCGTCCGCTGCGGCCCGTCGACGAGGCGTCACCGGCCGGGGCGTCGACGGCGCCCGTGTCCGAGGTACCGGCGGTGCCCGACGCGGCGACCGCACCGTCGGTGTCGTCGTCCTCGCGCCCGGGCGTCCTGAGGTTCCAGCGCTTGATGACGAACCGGAACAGGAAGTAGTAGACGACCGCGTAGCCCAGGCCGATGGGGATGAGCAGGAGCGGCATCTCGGCGATGCGGAAGTTCAGCAGGTAGTCGATGACCCCTGCCGAGAACCCGAAGCCGTCGCGGATGCCGAGGGCGTTGACGAGGGCGAGCGAGGTCCCGGTGAGGACCGCGTGGATGACGTACAGCGGGTACGCGACGAAGACGAAGGCGAACTCGAGCGGCTCCGTGACGCCCGTGACGAAGGAGACGAGCGCGGCCGAACCCATGATGCCCCCGACGGCCTTGCGGTGCTGCGGCTTGGCCGAGTGGACGATGGCGAGCGCCGCGGCGGGCAGGGCGAACATCATGATCGGGAAGAAGCCCGTGAGGAACGTGCCGGCCGTCGGGTCGCCCGCGAGGAAGCGGAAGATGTCGCCGTTCGCGACCGTGCCGTCGGGAGCGGTGTACTCGCCGAACTGGAACCACGGCAGCGAGTTGAGCAGGTGGTGCAGCCCGATCGGCAGCAGCAGTCGGTTGAGCGTGCCGAAGATGAACGCCCCGAGGACGGTGGAGCCGGTGACGAACCCGCCGATCTGGTCGTTGATGAGCCAGTCGAACGCGGGGTAGATCAGGGCGCCGACGACGGCGACGAGCACGGAGACGCCGGCCGTGACGATCGGGACGAAGCGCCGTCCGCCGAAGAACGCGAGGTACTGCGGCAGCTTGATGCGGCTGTACTTCTGGAACAGGAGCGCGGCGGTCAGACCGATGACGATGCCGCCCAGCACGCCGTAGTTGATGAGCTCCTGCGTCTCGCCCTCCGCGGCCTCGCCGAGCACGTACGGCGAGAGGGAGTCGCTGACGCCCTTGAAGACGAGGTAGCCGATGAGGGCCGCGAGGCCGGTCGAGCCGTCGGCCTTCTTCGCGAACCCGATCGCGACGCCGAGCGCGAAGATGATCGGGAGGTTGTTGAACAGGGCGCTGCCCGCCGAGTTCAGGACGTCGGCGACGGGCTGCATCCACGCGAAGGTGCCCGCGACGCCGTCGGCGCCGAGCATGTCGGGCTGGCCCAGGCGCAGCAGCAGCGCTGCGGCGGGCAGGGACGCGATGGGCAGCATGAGGGAGCGCCCGACGCGCTGGAGCTGCGCGAAGCCGGGGATCCCCCTCTTCGTCCTCGTCGGTTCGGCGACGGTGGTCATGTGTCCTTCTCCTCCTGGGCGGGCCTGGGGCGCAGGCCGAGGTGCGTCGTGCGGCGGCTGTGGCGCGACGTCGTACGGGCGTCGTTGCCGGTCTCCGGGCACGACGAGGACCACTGGGGTCGGTCCTGGGTCGTTCGTGCCGGACACCCGGTCCAGGTTGTCTGGACCACTTGCAGGAAGAGTGGTCTAGACCTCATGATGTGTCAACCCCCGGTGGTGACCCGGGACACACGGACAGGTCCGCGGACGGCGTCGTCGCAGGTACGAGCCGGGCGCACGACGGACAATCGGACCCGTGGAGATCGAGTCACCGGGGCAGGACCGTTCGGAACGACGACCAGGGCGAGGACACGGCACGACGATGAGCAGGTCACGATCACAGGCGAGCGAGCACAAGTACCTCACGGTGCGCGCCTACCTCGCCGACCTCGTGGCGAGCGAGCTCTCCGTCGGCGACGCCGTGCCCTCGGAGCGCAGCCTCACGGAGAAGTTCGGCGTCTCGCGCATGACCGTGCGCCAGGCGATCGACGCGCTCGTGACCGAGGGCGTGCTGGAGCGCGCGCAGGGTCGCGGCACGTTCGTCGCGCCGCCGCGCGCGGACTTCGAGATGCGCCTCACGACCTTCGGCGAGGAGGCGCGACGCCGCGGCATGGAGCCCGGTTCGCAGGTGCTCGCGGTCGACGTCGCGCCCGCGCCGGCGTCTGTCGCGGAGTCGCTGGGCCGGGCGACGGGCGACCCCATGCACCACGTGGTGCGCCTGCGCTCGGCCGACGGGTCACCCATGAGCGTCGAGGAGGCGTGGATCCCCGTCGACCTCGCGCCCGACCTGCTCGACGACGGCGTCCCCGAGAGCCTCTACGGCGCCCTGCGCGAGCGCGGCCTGGCACCCACGTGGGGCGAGGACACGATCACCGCGTCGGACGCGACCGAGCAGGAGCAGCGCCTCCTCGGGATGCGCGGCTCACGGGCGCTCATGCGCACGGTGCGCCGCACGTTCGCCGGCGACGCGCCGCTCATGTACTCGCGGGCCAGCTACCGCGGCGATCGCTACAGCGTCTTCGTCCCGCTGCGCGAGGCGCGCCCGACGCTCGTCCCGCGCACCCAGCCCGACCCGGTCGACGACCCGGCGAGCGTGACCCACGCACCGGGCAGCACCCCGACCGACCGTCTCGACCCCGTGCCAGTGCCGGCTCGGGCGACCGAAGGGAACGACCGATGACACAGTCCGACGCCGAGCGCGCCGCGACGATCCTCGCCGGCCTCGGCGGGGTGGCGAACATCGACGAGATCGACCCGTGCACCACGCGGCTGAGATCGCTCGTCAAGGACCCCGCGCTCGTCGACGCCGCGCTCCTGCGGCGCGCCGGAGCGTTCGGCGTCATGGTCAACGGCCGGGTCGTCCAGGTCGTCGTCGGCCCGCAGGTCGACACCATCGCGTCCGACCTCGCCGACCTCATGTGAGGCACCCCGCACCATCGCCGTCGCGCCACCCGCATCGACGGCGCCCCGACCCCGCGCGCCCCGCGCAACCCGACCGGCACGGCTGCCGGCCGGGACACCTGACCCGGCCCTGGCCGGAACCGGACCACGAGGAGCACCCGTGAGCAAGGCAGAGCAGATTCTCCGAGGCCTCGGCGGCGACGCGAACGTCGTCGACCTGGAGGCGTGCATCACGCGCCTGCGCGTCGAGGTCGAGGACCCGTCGCTCGTCGACGACGCGACGCTGACCGCCGCCGGGGCGATCGCCGTCGTGCGATCCGGTGACGCGATCCAGGTCATCGTGGGGCCCGACGCCGACAACATCGCCTCCGACATCGAGGACCTGCGCTGATGGCCGCGCCGCTCACGGTGCTCGTGCCCGTCACGGGCACGGTCATCGACGTCCGCGACGTCGACGACCCCGTGTTCTCCGCCGGACTCGTCGGGCCGGGCCTCGCCGTCGAGCCCGACGACGCGCAGGGCGGCGAGGCGGTCGCGCCCATCACGGGCACCGTCGTCAAGCTGCACCCGCACGCGTTCGTCGTGCAGCACGACGACGGCCGCGCCGTGCTCGTCCACCTCGGCATCAACACGGTGCAGCTGGGTGGCGAGGGCTTCACGACCCACGTCGCGCAGGGCGACCACGTCGAGCGCGGGACCGTGCTCGTGTCCTGGGACCCGAAGGCGGTACGCGAGGGCGGCCGCTCGCCCGTGTGCCCCGTCGTCGCGCTCGAGGCGGTCCCCGACGACGTGACGTCGCTCGCCGAGGTCGGGGCGTGGGCCGCCCACGGCGAGGAGCTCCTCACCTGGGGCTGACGCCCCGCCGAGCCCCGGCACCGGGTCGTTCCTCACGCGAGTCCTCCGTGAGGAACGACCGAGCCGCACCGGCGGCACCGATGCCCGGACGCCTCAGCCGCGGGAGAGCACGGCCGTCGCGTGCGGCGGGAGGGTGAGTCGCCCTCCCTGGACCGTCCTGGCGATCGGCACGGCAGACCCGGATCCCTGCTCGACAGCGCGCAGGAGGGACTCCCCCGTCCAGTCGCTGATCTCGACGTCGGTCGGCACGCCACGCTTGTTCACCAGGACGACCCTGCGAGCACCGTCGGGCGACGCGAACGCCTGAGCGTGGACCCGAGCGTCGGGAAACCCGGGATAGCCCGTGGAGGTCGGGGCGATGGTGTCACCGAGCCGTACGTGGTCGACGAGGAGCTTGAGCGCGCGGTAGCGGGCGTTGGGCTCCCCCGTCTCCCAGTCGACGAGCGACGTGCCCGGGATCATGCCTGGGTAGCCGTTGAACTCGGCGACCCCGAACAGGTCCGCACCGAGGTCGAGGCTGCGTGCCCACAGGTAGGACTGCACCGCTGCGCTGAGCACCCAGTACTCGTCGGGGATCGAGGGGTGCGGGTTCATCACGTCCGAGGGATACGTCCCGACCTCGTTGAGGAGCATGCGGGTGCTCGGGGAGAGCCTGTCCGCGATCGACCGGACGTAGCGCAGCTGTTCCAGGAAGCCGTCGGCCTGGGCGAAGAACGCCGTCTCCCACTGGTCCGCAGGCGGGTTACCCTCCGGGCCGAACGGGTTCACGATGTCGGGCGACGCGTAGAAGTGGAGGGAGAACGCGTCGAGCGGCGCGCCTGGGGCGTGGTGGGCCGGATCGAGGAAGTACCAGAAGTACTCCGGGTCGTGGTGGACGTGGCTCAGCGACAGCCCGACGAA
This region includes:
- a CDS encoding PTS transporter subunit EIIC, with amino-acid sequence MTTVAEPTRTKRGIPGFAQLQRVGRSLMLPIASLPAAALLLRLGQPDMLGADGVAGTFAWMQPVADVLNSAGSALFNNLPIIFALGVAIGFAKKADGSTGLAALIGYLVFKGVSDSLSPYVLGEAAEGETQELINYGVLGGIVIGLTAALLFQKYSRIKLPQYLAFFGGRRFVPIVTAGVSVLVAVVGALIYPAFDWLINDQIGGFVTGSTVLGAFIFGTLNRLLLPIGLHHLLNSLPWFQFGEYTAPDGTVANGDIFRFLAGDPTAGTFLTGFFPIMMFALPAAALAIVHSAKPQHRKAVGGIMGSAALVSFVTGVTEPLEFAFVFVAYPLYVIHAVLTGTSLALVNALGIRDGFGFSAGVIDYLLNFRIAEMPLLLIPIGLGYAVVYYFLFRFVIKRWNLRTPGREDDDTDGAVAASGTAGTSDTGAVDAPAGDASSTGRSGRAGTSDAAGVAVAAAAPGEARGSATATDGGGA
- a CDS encoding GntR family transcriptional regulator; translated protein: MSRSRSQASEHKYLTVRAYLADLVASELSVGDAVPSERSLTEKFGVSRMTVRQAIDALVTEGVLERAQGRGTFVAPPRADFEMRLTTFGEEARRRGMEPGSQVLAVDVAPAPASVAESLGRATGDPMHHVVRLRSADGSPMSVEEAWIPVDLAPDLLDDGVPESLYGALRERGLAPTWGEDTITASDATEQEQRLLGMRGSRALMRTVRRTFAGDAPLMYSRASYRGDRYSVFVPLREARPTLVPRTQPDPVDDPASVTHAPGSTPTDRLDPVPVPARATEGNDR
- a CDS encoding SRPBCC family protein: MVDILHRVGVEGSTPEAVYRALTTVDGLAGWWTEDTTGSEGVGGVLAFRFPPVGGFDMEVVELRPSERVVWRVVDGPEEWVGTTVEWDLRQDGDWTIVLFGHRGWAEPVEFMHHCSTKWASYLLSLKALAETGAGAPAPRDVQISDWH
- a CDS encoding PTS sugar transporter subunit IIA — translated: MAAPLTVLVPVTGTVIDVRDVDDPVFSAGLVGPGLAVEPDDAQGGEAVAPITGTVVKLHPHAFVVQHDDGRAVLVHLGINTVQLGGEGFTTHVAQGDHVERGTVLVSWDPKAVREGGRSPVCPVVALEAVPDDVTSLAEVGAWAAHGEELLTWG
- a CDS encoding HPr family phosphocarrier protein; translated protein: MDRAVVVAITEGLHARPAALFVKAAAAQPAPVRIAKQGGDAVEAASILSVMTLGVAAGDEVVLSTDDEGDDASASIDALATFLEQTEVA
- a CDS encoding IS5 family transposase; translation: MAEVAGRHDLSDAAWAVIESLLPVASLGRPARNLRRQVDGIRHRTRAGCPWRDVPDRYGPWSSLYRVFRRYQRDGVWDRVLDALRSLADGGGQICWEVSVDSTIARAHQHAAGARRDPAGQKEPPGVEPADHGLGRSRGGWTTKIHAACEQGQKLMGMVVTAGHRGDSPQFGPVLDQIRVKRPGGRGGRPRTRPDRVRADKGYASAANRKRLRGRGIAATIPDKKDHRANRLAKGSKGGRPPKVDYEDYKARHAVECMFNRLKRHRAVATRYDKLQLRYEATVKVAALDDWITAVVRAGQALAS
- a CDS encoding PTS transporter subunit EIIB; its protein translation is MTQSDAERAATILAGLGGVANIDEIDPCTTRLRSLVKDPALVDAALLRRAGAFGVMVNGRVVQVVVGPQVDTIASDLADLM
- a CDS encoding PTS transporter subunit EIIB — protein: MSKAEQILRGLGGDANVVDLEACITRLRVEVEDPSLVDDATLTAAGAIAVVRSGDAIQVIVGPDADNIASDIEDLR